A genomic segment from Planctomycetaceae bacterium encodes:
- a CDS encoding malic enzyme-like NAD(P)-binding protein: protein MPPLSENRTAMESREALHDRFGRNTVFDVLLRFSGDNAALGAAIGAITDAGARVGNIDFTAAADKVFNYRLQVFTSGDAQMAAAKAALEKTAGFEVTAVLDAALEAHRGGSTYVKSRIPIRTNTDLRIVYTPGVARVCKAIEAKPELARTYTGVGQRIAICTDGTAILGLGNIGTLAGLPVMEGKAAIFAEFAGLSAEAVLINTRDSDDFIHVMETIAGSYGAIQVEDVKAPECFAITRELDRRLDIPVMHDDQHGTATIVLAGLFSALKQMGKKMGDLSCAISGAGAAGTAIADLLVHCGIADVVLVDSRGIVEESRGDLNEEKKALARRTNKSKIKGALADALKGRELFIGVSQPNIVTQDMVRSMAPRPLIFPLANPVSEISRPDALAAGAALYADGRMMNNALAYPGLFRGALEAGAKIFTLEMLIAAAEALMALVPPGQLLPEMMDPATHEAVAAATAKAASKGGTAINR from the coding sequence ATGCCCCCTCTATCGGAGAACCGCACGGCCATGGAATCTCGCGAGGCTTTACACGACCGGTTTGGACGCAACACTGTCTTTGACGTGCTCCTGCGCTTTTCGGGCGACAACGCCGCCCTGGGCGCGGCCATCGGCGCCATCACCGACGCCGGCGCCCGTGTGGGCAATATCGACTTCACTGCCGCCGCCGACAAGGTCTTCAACTACCGCCTGCAGGTCTTCACCAGCGGCGACGCCCAGATGGCCGCCGCCAAAGCCGCCCTGGAAAAGACGGCCGGTTTTGAAGTGACCGCCGTGCTCGACGCGGCGCTGGAAGCGCACCGCGGCGGTTCGACGTACGTCAAGAGCCGCATCCCCATCCGCACAAACACGGACCTTCGGATCGTCTACACGCCGGGCGTCGCCCGCGTGTGCAAGGCCATTGAGGCCAAGCCGGAACTGGCCCGCACGTACACCGGCGTCGGCCAGCGCATCGCCATCTGCACCGACGGGACGGCGATCCTGGGCCTGGGCAACATCGGCACCCTCGCGGGTCTGCCGGTGATGGAAGGAAAAGCGGCGATCTTCGCCGAGTTCGCGGGCCTGTCGGCCGAGGCGGTGCTCATCAACACGCGCGACAGCGACGACTTCATCCACGTGATGGAGACCATCGCCGGCTCGTACGGCGCCATCCAGGTCGAAGACGTCAAGGCGCCCGAGTGCTTCGCCATCACGCGCGAGCTCGACCGGCGCCTCGACATCCCCGTGATGCACGACGACCAGCACGGCACGGCCACCATCGTGCTGGCTGGGTTGTTCAGCGCCCTTAAGCAGATGGGCAAGAAGATGGGCGACCTGAGCTGCGCGATCAGCGGAGCGGGGGCGGCCGGCACGGCGATCGCCGACTTGCTGGTCCACTGCGGAATCGCCGACGTGGTGCTCGTCGACAGCCGCGGGATCGTCGAAGAATCTCGCGGCGACCTCAACGAAGAGAAGAAAGCCCTCGCCCGCCGCACCAACAAGAGCAAGATCAAGGGCGCCCTCGCCGACGCCCTCAAGGGGCGCGAGCTGTTCATCGGCGTCAGCCAGCCCAACATCGTCACGCAGGACATGGTCCGCTCGATGGCGCCGCGGCCGCTGATCTTCCCGCTGGCCAACCCCGTCAGCGAGATCTCCCGCCCCGATGCCCTGGCCGCCGGAGCGGCGCTCTACGCCGACGGCCGCATGATGAACAACGCCCTGGCGTACCCGGGCCTCTTCCGCGGCGCCCTGGAAGCCGGCGCGAAGATCTTCACCCTGGAAATGCTGATCGCCGCCGCCGAGGCCCTGATGGCGTTGGTGCCTCCCGGCCAGTTGCTCCCGGAGATGATGGACCCAGCCACGCACGAAGCCGTGGCGGCCGCGACGGCGAAGGCGGCAAGCAAAGGCGGAACTGCTATTAACAGATAG